One window from the genome of Anaerohalosphaeraceae bacterium encodes:
- a CDS encoding RsmE family RNA methyltransferase, giving the protein MQLDPSESHHLAHVLRIKMGETVEVFDGRGRLASARVSSIQKDKVSLILSEIHTFPAPAWNIILAVSMAKANRFDFLVEKCTELGVDHIIAVVYERTVKMGKESTLARYEKIAVSAAKQSGRVFLPRLSGPWPLSKAIEHIHIEYPQAAWIYGEPSCEPSPQKGLKHAEDLSSGKDIVCLVGPEGGFTEAEKQILQTLGACSVQINPNVLRIETAAIAFGALSAYFRS; this is encoded by the coding sequence GTGCAGCTGGACCCTTCGGAATCGCATCATTTGGCGCATGTTCTCCGGATCAAGATGGGGGAGACGGTTGAGGTTTTTGACGGCAGGGGGCGACTGGCTTCCGCCCGAGTTTCTTCGATTCAGAAGGACAAAGTTTCATTGATTCTAAGCGAAATTCACACCTTTCCGGCGCCTGCTTGGAACATTATTTTGGCCGTCAGTATGGCCAAAGCGAACCGTTTCGATTTTCTCGTGGAAAAGTGTACGGAATTGGGGGTGGATCATATCATAGCTGTCGTTTATGAACGAACTGTTAAGATGGGGAAAGAATCTACTCTGGCCCGTTATGAGAAGATTGCAGTATCCGCCGCCAAGCAGTCCGGCCGAGTTTTTCTGCCGCGATTGAGCGGTCCGTGGCCCCTTTCTAAGGCGATAGAACACATCCACATAGAATACCCTCAAGCCGCCTGGATTTACGGAGAACCTTCTTGTGAACCATCGCCCCAAAAGGGTTTGAAACACGCCGAGGACCTGTCCAGCGGGAAGGACATAGTCTGTCTGGTAGGACCGGAAGGCGGTTTTACGGAAGCGGAAAAGCAAATCCTGCAGACCTTAGGGGCTTGTTCCGTCCAAATCAATCCGAACGTTCTGCGAATCGAAACCGCTGCGATTGCGTTCGGAGCTCTTTCGGCTTACTTTCGGTCTTAA
- a CDS encoding DUF438 domain-containing protein gives MKTSKKDISSKLAGLLVQIHEGKSRSVLRREACRLLSRLRPHDIAKAEHRLLKSGFSAEQVQQLCAAFVLMGVMEAGKADIVRRLPDTHVLRKVAAEHDLFRCFLAELEEVAEEILQQSSLSPASPELMRLSHILEHLQGMAEHIAREDDVIFPMLKKQGWESLCRSVEKEHLYLQIAIEDLLKLRMAFQNMSFGVFKNQLASLVRYIGPAMREHLFREEYVLFALALTASGDSSVWESIKTVCRDIDYCGVHL, from the coding sequence ATGAAGACCTCAAAAAAAGATATCTCGTCCAAATTAGCGGGTCTGCTTGTTCAAATTCACGAGGGCAAAAGCCGCTCTGTGCTTCGTCGAGAGGCCTGTCGTCTGCTGAGCCGTCTTCGCCCGCACGATATTGCCAAAGCGGAACATCGACTGCTGAAAAGCGGTTTTTCCGCAGAGCAGGTTCAGCAGCTTTGCGCGGCATTTGTCCTGATGGGGGTGATGGAAGCCGGCAAAGCGGATATCGTTCGCCGGCTGCCGGATACCCATGTGCTTCGCAAGGTCGCCGCCGAGCATGATTTGTTTCGGTGTTTTCTGGCGGAGCTGGAGGAAGTCGCCGAAGAGATTCTTCAGCAGAGTTCGCTTTCTCCGGCGAGCCCTGAGCTGATGCGGCTTTCCCACATTCTTGAACATCTCCAGGGAATGGCGGAACACATCGCCCGTGAAGATGATGTGATTTTCCCGATGCTGAAAAAACAGGGATGGGAATCTCTGTGCCGTTCTGTGGAAAAAGAACATCTATATCTTCAGATTGCGATTGAAGACCTGCTGAAGCTTCGAATGGCTTTTCAGAATATGTCGTTTGGGGTTTTCAAGAACCAGCTGGCTTCCCTGGTGCGGTATATCGGCCCGGCCATGCGGGAGCATTTATTCCGGGAGGAATATGTTCTGTTTGCGCTGGCCCTGACCGCGTCGGGAGATTCGTCCGTGTGGGAGT